In Acidaminococcus fermentans DSM 20731, one genomic interval encodes:
- a CDS encoding TetR family transcriptional regulator: MPKVSEEFLLARREEILDACAKLYENMSFKDITLKEIGKITSFNRTAIYNYFNSKEEIFLALMQREYECWSAEVDGLVQDHEQMTRDEIAQALSHLLEKHERLLKLLSMNHFDLEENSRYENLVEFKKAYGESIRAVARCLNKFCPEMSEQDKEEVLYVYFPFMFGIYPYAVVTEKQGKAMEDAGVGFVSHSIYELSYTCLKKLLV; this comes from the coding sequence ATGCCGAAAGTTTCAGAAGAATTTTTGCTGGCCCGGCGGGAAGAGATTCTCGATGCTTGTGCCAAGCTTTATGAAAACATGAGCTTCAAGGACATTACCCTGAAGGAGATTGGCAAGATTACCAGCTTCAACCGTACAGCCATCTATAATTACTTCAACAGCAAGGAAGAGATATTTCTTGCCCTGATGCAGCGGGAGTATGAATGCTGGAGTGCAGAGGTGGACGGGCTGGTGCAGGACCATGAGCAGATGACGCGGGATGAGATAGCGCAGGCTCTGTCGCATTTATTAGAAAAACATGAACGTCTTTTGAAGCTTCTTTCCATGAATCATTTTGATCTGGAGGAAAACAGCCGCTATGAGAATCTGGTAGAATTTAAAAAGGCCTATGGTGAATCCATCCGGGCCGTGGCCCGCTGTTTGAATAAGTTCTGCCCGGAGATGAGCGAACAGGACAAGGAAGAGGTCCTTTATGTATATTTCCCCTTCATGTTCGGCATTTATCCCTATGCGGTGGTTACAGAGAAGCAGGGAAAGGCCATGGAGGATGCCGGAGTCGGTTTCGTGTCCCATTCAATTTATGAGCTTAGTTATACCTGCTTGAAAAAGCTGTTGGTCTAG
- a CDS encoding flavodoxin family protein → MNVLVIHGSMRKNGNTKILSEEFVRGAKEAGHKAEIVELRDKKFGDCLGCRACFNNGGKCVQQDDMAEILDKLRGADVIVLASPMYYFTWTGLMKRFLDRTYPLLTTLHDKDFYLITLGGVPDKKLMANILSDFNMYVACFSEFNPHANMRNAGAIIGTSALAPGAIRASAAMQEAYEAGKNL, encoded by the coding sequence ATGAACGTTTTAGTCATTCATGGCAGCATGAGAAAGAATGGCAACACGAAAATCTTGTCGGAAGAATTTGTGCGCGGAGCCAAAGAGGCAGGCCACAAGGCAGAAATAGTGGAACTGCGTGATAAGAAATTTGGCGATTGCCTTGGCTGCAGGGCTTGTTTCAACAACGGCGGCAAGTGCGTACAACAGGATGATATGGCAGAGATTTTGGACAAGTTGCGGGGAGCCGATGTTATTGTGCTGGCTTCTCCCATGTACTATTTTACCTGGACGGGATTGATGAAGCGTTTCCTTGACCGCACTTATCCCCTTTTGACAACACTCCATGACAAGGATTTTTACCTGATTACCTTGGGAGGAGTGCCGGACAAGAAGCTCATGGCCAATATCCTGTCCGATTTCAATATGTATGTGGCTTGCTTCAGCGAGTTCAACCCCCATGCCAATATGAGGAATGCCGGAGCCATCATCGGCACTTCGGCTCTGGCACCGGGAGCCATCCGTGCCTCGGCAGCCATGCAGGAAGCCTATGAAGCGGGCAAGAATCTTTGA
- a CDS encoding putative quinol monooxygenase → MFHSFCSAHSIRTPEGNMPMVHWAVVESTPGGMIAMGRIAQETVGPQSAREAGTYALYGGIDAQNPDVMRLLEIYESYEAYRIHSTSEAFQAYRAARLPVLKNLQILEADGIALEQKDKGVGKVVYMHRYEVIPEKLAKYQKLVTQEARRAVNEDGGVLGMFVTAEHDAPNVIHTMEIYRDREAFEKYQASEACQTYMMEVMPMFSMTHMVENMPGNIVLSDKGIHNK, encoded by the coding sequence ATGTTTCATTCCTTTTGTTCAGCCCATTCTATCCGTACCCCGGAGGGGAATATGCCCATGGTGCATTGGGCAGTGGTGGAATCTACGCCGGGAGGTATGATAGCTATGGGACGCATTGCCCAGGAAACGGTTGGACCGCAGTCGGCCCGCGAAGCAGGCACGTATGCGCTGTATGGTGGTATCGATGCCCAGAATCCAGATGTGATGAGGCTTCTGGAAATCTATGAAAGTTATGAAGCGTATCGCATACACAGCACCAGTGAAGCTTTTCAGGCATATCGGGCAGCCAGACTGCCTGTTCTGAAAAATTTGCAGATATTGGAAGCGGATGGCATCGCCTTGGAGCAAAAAGACAAGGGCGTGGGCAAGGTGGTTTACATGCACCGCTATGAAGTCATCCCGGAAAAGCTGGCCAAGTATCAGAAGCTGGTAACCCAGGAGGCTCGCAGGGCTGTAAACGAAGATGGCGGTGTTCTGGGGATGTTCGTTACTGCAGAACACGACGCACCAAACGTCATCCATACCATGGAAATCTATCGTGACAGAGAAGCTTTCGAAAAATATCAGGCTTCCGAAGCATGCCAAACATATATGATGGAGGTCATGCCTATGTTCAGCATGACTCACATGGTTGAGAATATGCCTGGCAATATCGTGCTTAGCGATAAGGGAATCCATAATAAGTGA
- a CDS encoding peptide deformylase produces the protein MIREIMRDEYFLQQKSLPASPLDKPVAIDLLETLKAHRDECVGMAANMIGVAKCIIVVNLGLMDMVMFNPTIIKQEGPYETSEGCLSLSGERKTTRYRKIQVEFQDMDFKKQTLEFTGFPAQIIQHEVDHLAGILI, from the coding sequence ATGATTCGTGAAATCATGCGTGACGAATATTTCCTGCAACAGAAATCCCTGCCTGCTTCCCCTCTGGATAAACCAGTAGCCATCGACCTTCTGGAAACCCTGAAGGCACACCGGGACGAATGTGTGGGCATGGCAGCCAATATGATCGGGGTGGCCAAATGCATCATCGTGGTGAACCTGGGGCTCATGGACATGGTGATGTTCAACCCGACAATCATAAAGCAGGAAGGTCCCTACGAAACGTCCGAAGGGTGTCTGTCCCTTTCCGGCGAGCGGAAAACCACGCGGTACCGGAAAATCCAAGTGGAATTCCAGGACATGGATTTCAAGAAGCAGACTTTGGAGTTCACAGGCTTTCCGGCCCAGATCATCCAGCACGAGGTGGACCATCTGGCAGGGATTTTGATTTGA
- a CDS encoding TetR/AcrR family transcriptional regulator, protein MKKCGRPPKKDNPEENREKVIAAAIALIEEHGADSITVRRVCEKADIATGTFYYHFRNKDDLMMHFVRGLSFETVELTAPPFDIAGRITELYMLLIRKYMNLGIAFMRSFYTPDNQALHTYMGEKDGKFAAGTVMARCERELVTAQAGGGIPKKADIHQMSADICTIVKGCIFEWCLSEGKMDIEAAVQRMLKAYIYGIETD, encoded by the coding sequence ATGAAAAAATGCGGACGTCCACCCAAGAAAGATAATCCGGAGGAAAACAGAGAAAAAGTCATAGCTGCGGCCATAGCCCTCATCGAGGAACATGGCGCGGACTCCATCACGGTGCGGCGTGTCTGCGAGAAAGCGGATATTGCCACGGGAACATTCTATTATCACTTCCGTAATAAGGATGACCTGATGATGCACTTTGTGCGAGGGCTCTCCTTCGAGACAGTCGAGCTTACGGCTCCACCCTTCGATATTGCCGGACGCATAACAGAATTATATATGCTCCTTATCCGGAAGTACATGAACCTTGGCATAGCTTTTATGCGTAGTTTTTACACGCCGGACAATCAGGCACTCCACACCTATATGGGAGAAAAAGACGGGAAGTTTGCCGCTGGAACGGTCATGGCCAGATGTGAGCGGGAACTTGTCACGGCACAAGCGGGGGGCGGCATACCAAAAAAAGCAGATATCCACCAAATGAGCGCGGATATCTGCACGATTGTAAAGGGCTGTATCTTCGAGTGGTGTCTCAGCGAGGGGAAGATGGATATAGAAGCGGCGGTTCAACGAATGCTAAAAGCATACATATATGGCATAGAAACCGATTGA
- a CDS encoding DsbA family oxidoreductase: protein MTFSLFSSGLSFLGGRPHFFIWLAPFVENIFRTRSISIDIIYCSVYNCNIEQVLYIAKEARKMKIELWSDYACPFCYIGEKRLEKALAEIDGGDKVEIEFKSFELDPYASREVVSSTVDRFAAKYHLSKEEAAERIEAISRMGRSEGIDFRYVSTRYTNTFDSLRLTKYAQEKGKTGIITKLFDAYFTRNLKLSDHDVLTQIAGECGLDKDEVTAVLSGDRYADEVRADEQEAMEHGIHGVPYFLINGKYTASGAQPTAMLKKAIEKILAEETSAATSLDGMVCGADGCHIVQ, encoded by the coding sequence ATGACTTTTTCTCTGTTTTCCTCCGGATTATCTTTCTTGGGTGGACGTCCGCATTTTTTCATATGGCTTGCTCCCTTCGTTGAAAATATTTTTAGAACACGCTCTATTTCTATTGACATTATATACTGCTCTGTGTATAATTGCAATATCGAACAAGTTCTATATATTGCTAAGGAGGCACGGAAAATGAAAATCGAATTATGGTCGGACTACGCATGTCCCTTCTGCTATATCGGTGAGAAGCGGCTGGAAAAGGCTTTGGCGGAAATTGACGGCGGAGATAAAGTGGAAATCGAATTCAAGAGCTTTGAACTTGACCCTTATGCCAGCCGGGAGGTCGTTTCCTCTACGGTGGATCGTTTTGCCGCGAAGTATCATCTGAGCAAAGAGGAGGCAGCAGAGCGTATTGAAGCCATCTCCCGCATGGGCAGGAGTGAGGGAATCGACTTTCGCTACGTCTCTACACGTTACACCAACACCTTTGACTCCCTGCGTCTCACGAAATATGCCCAGGAAAAAGGGAAAACAGGAATTATCACGAAGTTATTTGATGCTTACTTCACCAGGAATCTGAAACTCAGCGACCATGATGTGCTGACACAAATCGCAGGCGAATGTGGCTTGGACAAGGACGAAGTGACTGCAGTGTTGTCCGGCGACCGATACGCCGATGAGGTACGTGCCGATGAGCAGGAAGCAATGGAGCACGGCATTCACGGCGTACCCTATTTCCTTATCAACGGCAAGTACACGGCATCAGGTGCACAACCGACGGCCATGCTGAAAAAAGCCATCGAAAAGATACTGGCTGAGGAAACGTCAGCGGCAACATCATTAGATGGCATGGTCTGCGGGGCGGATGGCTGCCATATTGTGCAGTAA
- a CDS encoding MBL fold metallo-hydrolase yields the protein MILSLPVTGVFNTNAYFYVDDATGHGFLLDPGAEADTLLAVIRQRGFVIEKILLTHGHFDHMGAAAQIQDALSIPICMHERGREYTENPRWNLSEGCGLYIKLDDVSYLPDGSRIALERNPVFSLTMHYVPGHTTDSVFYYSAKDNVAFVGDSIFKNSFGLTHFPGGDEQTLVQSITQRILKLPQETVLLSGHTEPTTVGAERERSWYAPFLN from the coding sequence ATGATTTTATCGTTGCCCGTGACAGGCGTTTTTAACACCAATGCCTACTTTTATGTTGATGATGCCACAGGGCACGGCTTTTTGCTCGACCCCGGCGCAGAAGCAGATACTCTTTTAGCCGTTATTCGACAAAGAGGATTCGTCATCGAAAAAATTCTGCTCACCCATGGACATTTCGACCACATGGGTGCCGCAGCGCAAATCCAGGATGCACTGTCCATCCCTATCTGTATGCACGAGAGAGGGCGGGAATATACAGAGAATCCTCGTTGGAATCTCTCGGAAGGTTGCGGGCTATATATCAAACTGGATGATGTGAGCTATTTGCCGGACGGGAGCAGGATTGCCCTCGAAAGGAATCCTGTATTTTCTTTGACCATGCACTACGTTCCCGGTCATACTACGGACAGCGTATTCTATTATAGCGCCAAGGACAATGTGGCCTTCGTGGGTGATTCCATTTTCAAGAACAGTTTCGGGCTGACACATTTTCCCGGTGGGGATGAGCAAACATTGGTGCAGAGTATCACACAGCGTATACTGAAACTGCCGCAGGAAACCGTCTTGCTGTCCGGACATACGGAACCGACTACGGTGGGGGCAGAACGGGAACGTTCGTGGTATGCGCCATTTTTGAACTGA
- a CDS encoding DUF1097 domain-containing protein, translating into MKNLSAETWSLALCIAILPPIWAVLAPYLSVDVGAVALICAGLYVTNGNKLMDAPKITIGFLLGNLWGWLAVNAMQNSSWNADVTTFMTLFLLGGAAVIIAAMGSEMIHCPSWLCGWAITLTVLSPLEQGLQGSYAIQIAVAMAVGVWYVGAFLNAVQQCILRFTEGHISNNMTFAGRKSS; encoded by the coding sequence ATGAAAAATTTGTCGGCAGAAACATGGAGCCTTGCCCTTTGTATCGCCATTCTTCCGCCAATATGGGCGGTCTTGGCACCTTATCTCAGCGTCGATGTGGGTGCGGTTGCCCTGATTTGCGCCGGATTGTATGTCACCAATGGCAACAAGCTGATGGATGCCCCCAAGATAACCATTGGATTCTTGCTGGGGAATCTTTGGGGGTGGCTGGCAGTGAATGCTATGCAAAATTCCTCTTGGAACGCAGATGTCACCACCTTCATGACGTTGTTTTTGCTGGGCGGAGCGGCGGTCATCATAGCGGCTATGGGTTCAGAGATGATACATTGTCCGTCATGGCTTTGCGGCTGGGCAATCACCCTTACGGTGCTGTCACCCCTTGAACAAGGCTTGCAAGGCAGCTATGCCATACAGATAGCCGTGGCAATGGCAGTCGGCGTTTGGTATGTCGGTGCCTTTCTTAATGCAGTGCAGCAGTGCATCCTGCGTTTCACGGAAGGACATATTTCAAATAACATGACTTTTGCAGGGAGGAAATCATCATGA
- a CDS encoding DAPG hydrolase family protein, whose amino-acid sequence MKLFLGKKVGVSKEEKAISYYKFFERDMANIPAEKIALLDAPQEKSAVPFEEKNLYLAGKDKDCAQVGYGTAANGTGFVCNETYMPGVTPEMLDWWFPWHSVGSDLRYKIWDSEDHYFARADKADYVCDPNVPVNEKTWGVNHYILEDVGDGPGFLKICFKSPADFGFDTSLIGKENCASLVCGIGDGSCAAAMVHKWYPYQDGVMLCSRFWIGYGVVDGEIRCTLPEGAKVPVEVSKGLFAHNIKEFTNLAAILPEVYAENKDNF is encoded by the coding sequence ATGAAACTGTTTTTGGGCAAAAAGGTCGGCGTGAGCAAAGAGGAGAAGGCAATTTCTTATTACAAATTCTTTGAGCGGGATATGGCGAACATCCCGGCGGAGAAAATCGCTCTTCTGGATGCGCCGCAGGAAAAGTCCGCTGTGCCTTTTGAAGAGAAAAACCTCTATTTGGCAGGGAAAGACAAGGACTGTGCCCAAGTCGGTTACGGCACGGCGGCAAACGGCACCGGCTTTGTCTGCAACGAAACCTATATGCCAGGTGTCACACCGGAAATGCTGGACTGGTGGTTCCCGTGGCACAGCGTAGGCTCGGATTTGCGCTATAAGATTTGGGATTCAGAAGACCATTATTTTGCTCGCGCCGATAAAGCGGATTATGTTTGTGACCCCAATGTGCCGGTCAACGAAAAGACATGGGGAGTTAATCATTATATTTTGGAGGATGTGGGTGATGGCCCCGGTTTTTTGAAGATCTGCTTCAAAAGCCCTGCTGATTTTGGCTTTGACACGTCCCTGATTGGCAAGGAAAACTGCGCATCCCTTGTTTGCGGCATCGGTGATGGCTCCTGCGCAGCGGCGATGGTGCATAAATGGTATCCTTATCAGGACGGCGTGATGCTGTGTTCCCGTTTTTGGATCGGCTACGGCGTGGTGGACGGGGAGATTCGCTGCACTCTGCCCGAGGGTGCGAAAGTTCCAGTGGAAGTATCCAAGGGCTTATTTGCCCATAATATCAAAGAGTTTACCAATCTGGCTGCAATCCTGCCGGAAGTTTACGCCGAAAACAAGGATAATTTCTGA
- a CDS encoding LysR family transcriptional regulator, with protein sequence MNIQQLRYFLVLADTLSFTKTAEKYYISQTAVSNQIKALEEKLGVQLFQRDNRKVLLTPAGKVFVKEAKSIITRIEEAVQHTKDAAEGFAGEIHVGYQWGFERTVFPRVLQDFQYEYPNIEILIERDEVAALYDGVIEGKYDIIFNLPLPGKKKSGLKEMVLARYPLYVAVPPQHPFAEFHSLKREQLADEIFISYRQNALSEYDPTQAILADFADVGLVPNINFQHQAIESILLFVALGKGITIVPEYFLPCAPAGINLLFIPLEDSALPAEVAAIWQEKNTNPALDKFVECIQKD encoded by the coding sequence ATGAACATTCAGCAGCTAAGATATTTCCTCGTTTTGGCCGACACATTGAGTTTTACCAAAACAGCGGAAAAATACTATATTTCACAAACGGCGGTTTCCAATCAAATCAAAGCCTTAGAGGAAAAACTGGGCGTGCAGCTTTTTCAGCGGGATAATCGAAAGGTTCTTCTCACCCCAGCAGGAAAAGTCTTTGTCAAGGAAGCCAAAAGCATCATCACGAGAATCGAGGAAGCCGTCCAACACACCAAGGATGCCGCCGAGGGATTCGCCGGAGAAATCCATGTGGGCTACCAATGGGGCTTTGAACGTACTGTCTTTCCGAGAGTTTTGCAGGATTTTCAGTACGAATACCCAAATATTGAAATCCTTATCGAACGGGATGAAGTGGCAGCCTTATATGATGGGGTGATAGAAGGAAAGTATGATATTATTTTCAATCTGCCCTTGCCCGGCAAAAAGAAGTCCGGACTGAAAGAAATGGTGCTTGCTCGCTATCCGCTGTATGTAGCAGTACCGCCCCAGCATCCTTTTGCAGAATTCCATTCCCTGAAAAGGGAGCAGCTGGCAGATGAGATATTCATTTCCTATCGGCAAAACGCTCTCAGCGAATATGACCCCACACAGGCCATTCTGGCTGATTTTGCGGATGTCGGCCTCGTTCCGAATATAAACTTCCAGCATCAGGCCATAGAAAGTATTTTGCTGTTTGTGGCGTTGGGCAAAGGAATCACTATCGTTCCCGAGTATTTCCTGCCATGCGCTCCGGCAGGAATCAATCTGCTGTTTATTCCGTTGGAGGACAGCGCGCTCCCCGCCGAAGTAGCTGCTATCTGGCAGGAAAAAAATACCAACCCGGCGCTTGATAAGTTCGTGGAGTGCATACAAAAGGATTAG
- a CDS encoding helix-turn-helix domain-containing protein: MIEVTRRFAIDKSDIRPKSISEQIMDYEEISAMLGYSNHSNFYKAFKEYYGITPREYQHSKAT; encoded by the coding sequence ATGATAGAAGTTACCCGCCGCTTTGCCATAGATAAATCCGATATCCGTCCTAAATCCATTTCCGAGCAGATTATGGATTATGAGGAAATATCCGCTATGCTTGGCTACAGCAACCACAGCAACTTTTACAAGGCATTCAAGGAGTATTACGGGATAACACCGCGAGAATACCAACACTCAAAAGCGACATAA
- a CDS encoding C-GCAxxG-C-C family (seleno)protein: protein MIKKKSCRWKGSYSCSQSVMCAFCDDAGISHAEAKYIAAPYAGGAKVKCGAVWGALLIFGKEIRKRKCREITGANVWANH, encoded by the coding sequence TTGATAAAGAAAAAATCCTGTCGATGGAAAGGCTCATATAGCTGCTCCCAGTCTGTAATGTGTGCCTTTTGCGATGATGCAGGCATTTCCCATGCTGAAGCAAAATACATTGCCGCACCTTACGCTGGCGGTGCAAAAGTGAAATGCGGAGCTGTTTGGGGTGCGTTGCTTATTTTTGGAAAAGAAATACGGAAAAGAAAATGCAGGGAAATTACAGGAGCAAATGTGTGGGCGAATCATTGA
- the secG gene encoding preprotein translocase subunit SecG, with protein MALDILMVLDVIVSILMIGSILLQSGKSAGFSGLGGGESLFGGKPTDMDEALARITVVLGLVFAVINVAIARLQ; from the coding sequence GTGGCTTTGGATATATTGATGGTTCTTGATGTGATTGTGAGCATCCTGATGATCGGTTCCATCCTGCTCCAGTCCGGCAAAAGCGCCGGGTTCAGCGGTCTGGGCGGGGGAGAATCCCTGTTCGGCGGCAAACCTACGGACATGGATGAAGCACTGGCACGGATCACCGTGGTGCTGGGGCTGGTTTTTGCGGTCATCAACGTGGCAATTGCCCGCCTGCAGTAA
- a CDS encoding alpha/beta hydrolase, which yields MLQGAEPYFWPGTRGKGVLLVHGFTGSPSELRELGEILHRKGYTVEGLLLKGHGTDPRDLLEAKAEQWEEQVRQGVAHLKETCAQVTVIGLSMGGLLALYAGAATSADKLVVISTPIYLYDWRVYFLWLADRLPYWAIPKRPRTIDAPARYNVAYRCMPIKGVHQLVRLLQAVKRSWLPRVRQPLLIIQSRTDHTVRPESASYIEEHAASARKQVLWVPQARHVMTLYKGRQAIYAAIEAFLEE from the coding sequence ATGCTCCAGGGAGCGGAACCGTATTTCTGGCCCGGGACCCGGGGAAAAGGGGTGCTGCTGGTCCATGGGTTCACCGGCAGTCCGTCGGAACTGCGGGAACTGGGAGAAATCCTGCACCGGAAAGGGTATACGGTGGAAGGCCTTCTCCTGAAGGGCCACGGGACGGATCCCCGGGACCTGCTGGAGGCAAAAGCGGAACAGTGGGAGGAACAGGTGCGCCAGGGTGTGGCCCATCTGAAGGAAACCTGTGCCCAGGTGACGGTGATCGGTCTTTCCATGGGAGGGCTCCTGGCTTTGTACGCCGGGGCGGCAACGTCCGCAGACAAACTGGTGGTGATTTCCACCCCCATCTATCTGTACGACTGGCGGGTGTACTTCCTGTGGCTGGCGGACCGGCTGCCCTACTGGGCCATTCCCAAGCGTCCCCGGACCATCGACGCTCCGGCCCGGTACAATGTGGCCTACCGGTGCATGCCCATCAAAGGGGTCCATCAGCTGGTGCGGCTGCTTCAGGCGGTGAAACGGTCCTGGCTGCCCCGGGTGCGGCAGCCCCTGCTGATCATCCAGTCCAGGACGGACCACACGGTGCGGCCGGAAAGCGCATCCTATATCGAAGAACATGCGGCGTCGGCCCGGAAACAGGTGCTGTGGGTGCCCCAGGCCCGGCATGTGATGACATTATACAAAGGCCGGCAGGCCATTTATGCTGCCATTGAGGCCTTTTTGGAGGAATAG
- a CDS encoding PaaI family thioesterase yields the protein MENNRDTMCFGCGKDNPMGLHLHFRTDENGCYTSFVPQPVHQSYDGRMHGGLISTLLDETMGNYPYMYEHKVAYTARLEVRFRQPVRIGERIDVITKVKRRKGMLLEMTGQVIREDGTVAAEADGKLMYEERA from the coding sequence ATGGAAAACAACAGAGATACCATGTGTTTCGGCTGCGGGAAGGACAACCCCATGGGGCTGCATCTCCATTTCCGCACGGACGAAAACGGCTGCTACACCAGTTTCGTGCCCCAGCCGGTGCACCAGAGCTATGACGGCCGGATGCACGGGGGGCTGATCTCCACCCTGCTGGACGAAACCATGGGCAATTATCCCTACATGTATGAACACAAGGTGGCCTACACGGCCCGGCTGGAAGTCCGCTTCCGGCAGCCGGTGCGCATCGGGGAACGGATCGATGTGATCACCAAAGTGAAACGGAGAAAGGGAATGCTGCTGGAAATGACCGGCCAGGTGATCCGGGAAGACGGTACCGTGGCGGCTGAAGCGGACGGCAAGCTGATGTACGAGGAGAGAGCATGA